In a genomic window of Mycolicibacterium neoaurum VKM Ac-1815D:
- a CDS encoding TIGR03857 family LLM class F420-dependent oxidoreductase gives MPRSLDELGYYLLAGAGGEGPATLVDEARRGEELGFGTGFISERWNVKEASSLTGAALAVTSRMQIATAATNHNTRHPLITGSWATTMHRLSGGRFTLGLGRGIAALYGAFGVPAVTTAQMEDFAAVMRRLWHGELIFDHDGPIGRYPLLFLDADFREDIRLAIVAFGPQTLALGGRAFDDVILHTYFTPETLQRAVKTVKDAAERAGRDPASVRVWSCFATVGDHLPEELRLKKTVARLATYLQGYGDLLVSTNGWDPAVLQRFREDTVVQSIGGGIDHKATAEQIEHIATLIPDEWLEPSATGTAQQCVDRVRKEFDYGADAVIMHGATPDELAPIVQAYRAASS, from the coding sequence ATGCCTAGGTCATTGGACGAACTTGGCTACTACCTGCTGGCCGGTGCCGGTGGCGAAGGTCCCGCCACCCTGGTCGACGAGGCCCGGCGCGGTGAGGAACTGGGGTTCGGTACCGGCTTCATCTCCGAGCGCTGGAACGTCAAGGAAGCGTCGTCGTTGACCGGCGCGGCGTTGGCGGTGACGAGCCGGATGCAGATCGCCACTGCCGCCACCAATCACAACACCAGGCATCCGCTGATCACCGGATCGTGGGCCACGACCATGCACCGGTTGTCCGGCGGCCGGTTCACCTTGGGCCTGGGCAGGGGAATCGCCGCGCTGTACGGCGCCTTCGGGGTGCCGGCGGTGACCACCGCGCAGATGGAAGACTTCGCCGCGGTGATGCGCCGACTCTGGCACGGCGAGCTGATCTTCGACCATGACGGGCCGATCGGACGGTATCCACTGCTGTTCCTCGATGCGGACTTCCGCGAGGACATCAGGCTGGCCATCGTCGCCTTCGGGCCGCAGACCCTTGCGTTGGGCGGGCGCGCCTTCGACGACGTCATCCTGCACACGTATTTCACGCCGGAGACGCTGCAGCGCGCAGTCAAGACGGTCAAGGATGCCGCCGAGCGGGCCGGCCGAGACCCGGCGAGCGTACGGGTGTGGTCGTGTTTCGCGACCGTCGGCGATCACCTGCCCGAAGAGCTGCGGCTCAAGAAGACCGTGGCGCGTTTGGCTACCTATCTGCAGGGCTACGGAGACCTGCTGGTGAGCACCAACGGCTGGGATCCCGCTGTGCTGCAGCGCTTTCGCGAGGACACCGTGGTGCAATCCATCGGTGGCGGCATCGATCACAAGGCGACGGCCGAGCAGATCGAACACATCGCCACCTTGATTCCGGACGAGTGGCTGGAGCCGTCGGCGACCGGAACGGCCCAACAGTGCGTCGACCGGGTCCGCAAGGAGTTCGACTACGGTGCCGATGCGGTGATCATGCACGGCGCGACGCCGGATGAGCTGGCCCCGATCGTGCAGGCCTACCGAGCCGCGTCGTCGTGA
- a CDS encoding ATP-dependent DNA ligase produces the protein MQLAEIAAASDDIGATSSRTAKVGLVAAALRRVDPDEISVVVTWLSGELPQRQIGVGWAGLRDLPPPAGDATLTVAAVHAMLTEIKDIAGKGSKGRRAQRVLDLFAAATETEQQFLRRLLSGELRQGALAGVMADAVAKAAGLPAAAVRRAAMLAGDLSAVAVSAITDGDIGRFTLRVGRPVSPMLAQTATGVAEALDKLDGEAAFETKLDGARVQIHRAGDRVTIYTRTLDDVTERLPEVVDAALALPVTDLIADAEAIALRPDGRPHRFQVTASRFGSRSAAARAEPLSVFFFDLLHRDGVDLLDLPLTDRMAALDEVVPAAQRMQRLVTTDPAAAHAFLETTLAAGHEGVMAKAPRAPYEAGRRGSGWLKVKPVHTLDLVVLAVEWGSGRRTGTLSNIHLGARDPDTGEFVMLGKTFKGMTDEMLAWQTRRFTELAVEGTDGGVVRVRPEQVVEIAIDGVQASSRYPAGMALRFARVVRYRDDKPAAQADTVHTVRELFERSG, from the coding sequence GTGCAACTCGCAGAGATCGCCGCCGCGTCGGACGATATCGGTGCGACATCGTCGCGGACGGCCAAGGTCGGCTTGGTCGCCGCAGCACTGCGACGCGTAGACCCGGATGAGATCTCCGTCGTGGTGACCTGGTTGTCCGGCGAACTGCCCCAGCGCCAGATCGGCGTCGGGTGGGCGGGTCTGCGCGATCTGCCCCCACCGGCCGGCGATGCCACGCTGACCGTCGCCGCGGTGCACGCCATGCTGACCGAGATCAAAGACATCGCAGGAAAGGGGTCCAAGGGGCGGCGGGCCCAGCGGGTGCTGGACCTGTTCGCCGCCGCCACCGAGACCGAACAGCAATTCCTGCGTAGGTTGTTGTCCGGGGAGCTGCGCCAGGGCGCGCTCGCCGGAGTGATGGCCGATGCGGTCGCCAAGGCCGCCGGCTTACCCGCCGCGGCGGTCCGCCGCGCCGCCATGCTGGCCGGGGATCTTTCCGCGGTCGCGGTCTCGGCGATCACCGATGGCGATATCGGCCGCTTCACCCTGCGCGTCGGACGGCCGGTCTCCCCCATGCTGGCCCAAACGGCGACAGGTGTCGCCGAGGCTCTGGACAAACTTGACGGCGAGGCCGCCTTCGAGACGAAGCTGGACGGCGCGCGGGTGCAGATCCACCGCGCCGGAGACCGGGTCACGATCTACACCCGGACGCTCGACGATGTCACCGAGCGGTTGCCCGAGGTGGTCGACGCCGCGCTCGCGCTGCCGGTCACCGACCTCATCGCCGATGCCGAAGCCATCGCGCTGCGGCCCGACGGGCGTCCGCATCGCTTCCAGGTGACCGCTTCCCGCTTCGGCAGCCGCTCGGCGGCCGCGCGTGCGGAGCCGCTGTCGGTGTTCTTCTTCGATCTGCTGCACCGCGATGGTGTCGATCTGTTGGATCTGCCGCTGACCGACCGGATGGCCGCGCTGGATGAGGTGGTGCCGGCGGCGCAACGGATGCAGCGACTGGTCACCACCGACCCGGCCGCCGCGCACGCGTTCCTGGAGACGACGCTGGCCGCGGGCCATGAGGGTGTGATGGCCAAGGCGCCGCGCGCACCGTATGAGGCGGGCCGCCGCGGGTCCGGCTGGTTGAAGGTCAAGCCGGTGCACACCCTGGATCTGGTGGTGCTGGCGGTCGAATGGGGCTCCGGGCGGCGCACCGGCACGTTGTCCAACATTCATCTCGGTGCCCGCGACCCGGACACCGGCGAATTCGTGATGTTGGGCAAGACATTCAAGGGAATGACCGACGAGATGCTGGCCTGGCAGACGAGGCGCTTCACCGAGCTGGCGGTCGAGGGCACCGACGGCGGCGTGGTGCGGGTGCGGCCCGAGCAGGTCGTCGAGATCGCGATCGACGGTGTCCAGGCGTCCTCGCGCTACCCGGCTGGGATGGCCCTGCGGTTCGCGCGCGTCGTGCGCTACCGGGACGACAAGCCCGCCGCGCAGGCCGACACGGTGCACACCGTGCGTGAACTGTTCGAACGCAGCGGTTGA
- a CDS encoding CstA-like transporter-associated (seleno)protein has protein sequence MGDNHYRRYVEHLALRHPGAPVPTERQYWRMRHAATESNPQSRCC, from the coding sequence ATGGGCGATAATCACTACCGCCGCTACGTCGAGCATCTCGCGCTTCGGCATCCCGGGGCGCCGGTGCCGACCGAGCGGCAGTACTGGCGGATGCGGCATGCGGCCACCGAGTCCAATCCGCAGTCGCGCTGCTGCTGA
- a CDS encoding pyridoxamine 5'-phosphate oxidase family protein — MSHSQSHAQQLDVLNRRQCLDRLQQVRVGRLVFTEDGLPAIHPVNFRLWQEDVVFRVAGGAKLAAAATHQAVAFEADELDPDLRSGWSVTVVGTAEPITAIDDLVEVAGTFVEPWVQGRRDHFIRIRTERITGRQILDDTGPQYRP; from the coding sequence ATGTCGCACAGTCAGTCCCACGCCCAGCAACTCGACGTTCTCAACCGCAGGCAGTGCCTGGACCGGTTACAACAGGTCCGCGTCGGCCGGTTGGTGTTCACCGAAGACGGCCTTCCGGCGATCCACCCGGTCAACTTCCGGCTTTGGCAGGAGGATGTGGTCTTCCGGGTCGCCGGCGGGGCGAAGCTGGCGGCCGCCGCCACCCATCAGGCGGTGGCGTTCGAGGCCGATGAACTCGATCCGGATCTGCGCAGCGGGTGGAGCGTCACCGTGGTCGGCACCGCGGAGCCGATCACCGCGATCGACGACCTGGTCGAGGTCGCGGGCACATTCGTCGAACCGTGGGTGCAGGGCCGGCGCGATCATTTCATCCGGATCAGGACCGAGCGGATCACCGGCAGACAGATCCTCGACGACACCGGCCCGCAGTACCGGCCATGA
- a CDS encoding GntR family transcriptional regulator, producing the protein MSIGSDEPGFVARPQLSDDVARVVRRRIFEGTYPAGEYLRLDQLAVDLGISVTPVREALLNLRAEGLLVQHPRRGFMVVRFTARDLADVADVQAYVGGELAARAAENISAEQLSELKAIQDNLERAYRDADPDRAVRLNHEYHRLINVAADSPKLTQFMSGITRYQPESVFPTLEGWPAQSIRDHRRLIDALERRDPDAARRAIAEHFTVGVAPLTEHLIARGVIAKESEGG; encoded by the coding sequence ATGAGTATCGGCTCTGACGAACCTGGGTTCGTCGCCCGGCCTCAGCTGTCCGACGATGTCGCGCGGGTGGTACGGAGACGGATCTTCGAGGGCACCTACCCGGCCGGTGAATACCTGCGCCTGGACCAGCTGGCCGTCGACCTCGGCATCAGCGTCACCCCGGTGCGGGAAGCGCTGTTGAACCTGCGCGCCGAGGGGCTGCTTGTCCAGCATCCACGGCGCGGATTCATGGTCGTAAGGTTCACCGCCCGCGATCTCGCCGATGTCGCCGACGTGCAGGCCTACGTCGGCGGTGAACTTGCGGCGCGGGCAGCCGAAAACATCAGTGCCGAACAACTTTCGGAACTGAAGGCCATTCAGGACAACCTGGAACGTGCCTACCGGGACGCCGACCCGGACCGCGCCGTGCGGCTCAACCACGAGTACCACCGGCTGATCAACGTCGCCGCCGACTCGCCGAAGCTCACCCAGTTCATGTCCGGTATCACCCGGTATCAGCCCGAATCGGTGTTCCCGACCTTGGAGGGGTGGCCGGCGCAGTCCATCAGGGACCACCGTCGGCTGATCGACGCGCTGGAGCGCCGTGATCCGGATGCTGCCCGGCGGGCGATCGCGGAACATTTCACCGTCGGTGTGGCGCCCTTGACCGAGCACCTGATCGCACGCGGCGTCATCGCCAAGGAGTCAGAGGGCGGCTGA
- a CDS encoding carbon starvation CstA family protein, producing MGSPTAPDLTEDTRGDITYVRTDTNLPPVAIVDRSPITTKHKIIFAAVAVLGALAWAIIAFFRGETVNAVWFVIAAVCTYVIGYRFYARLIEMKIVIPRDDHATPAEVFENGTDYMPTDRRVLFGHHFAAIAGAGPLVGPVLAMQMGYLPGTIWIIIGALVAGCVQDYLVLSISVRRRGRSLGQMAKDELGVVGGAAAIVGVLVIMVILLAVLALVVVNALAESPWGVFSIAMTIPIAIFMGLYLRFLRPGRVSEVSLIGVALLLLAVVSGGWVAETQWGTDWFTLSKVTLSWCIIIYGLAASVLPVWLLLAPRDYLSTFMKVGTIALLAVGILVARPIMEAPAISSFATSGTGPVFAGSLFPFLFITIACGALSGFHALISSGTTPKLLEKESQMRLIGYGGMLTESFVAIMALITAAILNQHLYFVMNAPAASTGATAQTAADYVNGLGLSGADITAEEITGAAQSVGEESIVSRTGGAPTLAFGMSEVLHQVFGGQSLKAFWYHFAIMFEALFILTTVDAGTRVARFMLSDALGNLGGPLKKLQNPSWRVGAWICSLVVVLAWGSILLMGVTDPLGGINTLFPLFGIANQLLAAIALTVVTVVIIKRGLLKWAWIPGIPLAWDLVVTMTASWQKIFSGDPKVGYWTQHFQYRDAKDAGKTAFGAAKDAGQIDAVIRNTFIQGTLSIVFAVLVIIVVAAGVVMALRSIRGAGRPLTEDDAVPSRIFAPSGLLATDAEKEVQKEWDELAPSHARSVGTGHH from the coding sequence ATGGGATCACCGACTGCCCCCGATCTGACCGAGGACACCCGCGGCGACATCACCTACGTCCGAACCGACACGAACCTGCCGCCGGTGGCGATCGTCGATCGCTCCCCGATCACCACCAAGCACAAGATCATCTTCGCGGCGGTGGCGGTGCTGGGCGCGCTCGCGTGGGCGATCATCGCCTTCTTCCGTGGCGAAACAGTGAACGCGGTCTGGTTCGTCATCGCAGCGGTGTGCACCTATGTCATCGGTTACCGCTTCTACGCCCGTCTCATCGAGATGAAGATCGTCATACCGCGCGACGATCACGCCACCCCCGCCGAGGTGTTCGAGAACGGCACCGACTACATGCCCACCGACCGGCGGGTGCTGTTCGGCCACCACTTCGCCGCCATCGCCGGCGCCGGTCCGCTGGTCGGTCCGGTGCTGGCCATGCAGATGGGTTATCTGCCGGGCACCATCTGGATCATCATCGGCGCGTTGGTCGCCGGGTGCGTGCAGGACTACCTGGTGCTGTCGATCTCGGTGCGCAGGCGGGGCAGGTCACTGGGACAGATGGCCAAGGACGAACTCGGCGTGGTGGGCGGCGCCGCGGCGATCGTCGGCGTGCTGGTCATCATGGTGATACTGCTGGCGGTCCTGGCGCTGGTCGTGGTGAATGCGCTGGCCGAGAGCCCGTGGGGCGTCTTCTCCATCGCCATGACCATCCCGATCGCCATCTTCATGGGCCTGTACCTGCGGTTCCTGCGGCCCGGCCGGGTATCTGAGGTATCGCTGATCGGTGTGGCACTGCTGCTGCTCGCGGTCGTGTCCGGCGGGTGGGTGGCCGAAACACAATGGGGCACCGACTGGTTCACCCTGTCCAAGGTGACGCTGTCGTGGTGCATCATCATCTACGGCCTGGCCGCCTCGGTGCTCCCGGTGTGGTTGCTGCTGGCCCCGCGCGACTACCTCTCGACATTCATGAAGGTCGGCACCATTGCCCTGCTCGCAGTGGGCATCCTGGTCGCCCGCCCGATCATGGAGGCACCGGCGATATCGTCATTCGCCACCAGCGGTACCGGACCCGTGTTCGCCGGTTCCCTGTTCCCGTTCCTGTTCATCACCATCGCCTGCGGCGCACTATCGGGCTTCCACGCGCTGATCTCCTCCGGCACCACGCCGAAGCTGCTGGAGAAGGAAAGCCAGATGCGCCTGATCGGCTACGGCGGCATGCTCACCGAGTCGTTCGTCGCGATCATGGCGCTCATCACCGCCGCAATCCTCAACCAGCACCTGTACTTCGTCATGAACGCGCCGGCCGCGTCTACCGGTGCCACCGCCCAAACCGCGGCCGATTACGTCAACGGACTCGGCTTGTCCGGGGCCGATATCACCGCCGAGGAGATCACCGGTGCCGCCCAGAGCGTCGGCGAAGAGTCGATCGTGTCGCGCACCGGCGGCGCCCCGACGCTGGCTTTCGGCATGTCCGAGGTGCTGCACCAGGTCTTCGGCGGACAGAGCCTCAAGGCGTTCTGGTACCACTTCGCGATCATGTTCGAGGCCCTGTTCATCCTCACCACCGTCGACGCCGGGACCCGGGTGGCCCGCTTCATGCTGTCGGATGCGCTGGGCAACCTCGGCGGGCCGCTCAAGAAGCTGCAGAACCCCAGTTGGCGGGTCGGCGCCTGGATCTGCAGTCTGGTCGTGGTGCTCGCCTGGGGCAGCATCCTGCTGATGGGTGTCACCGACCCACTCGGCGGCATCAACACGCTCTTCCCACTGTTCGGCATCGCCAACCAGTTGTTGGCGGCCATCGCGCTGACCGTCGTCACGGTGGTGATCATCAAGCGCGGACTGCTCAAATGGGCGTGGATACCCGGCATTCCGCTGGCCTGGGATCTCGTGGTGACCATGACGGCGTCCTGGCAGAAGATCTTCTCCGGCGACCCGAAGGTCGGCTACTGGACGCAGCATTTCCAGTACCGCGACGCCAAGGACGCCGGCAAGACGGCGTTCGGTGCCGCGAAGGACGCCGGTCAGATCGATGCCGTCATCCGCAACACGTTCATCCAGGGCACGCTCTCGATCGTCTTCGCGGTCCTGGTGATCATCGTGGTCGCCGCAGGCGTCGTCATGGCGCTCAGGTCGATCCGCGGCGCGGGTCGTCCGCTCACCGAGGACGACGCGGTGCCCTCCCGCATCTTCGCGCCGTCCGGACTCCTCGCCACCGATGCCGAGAAGGAGGTGCAGAAAGAATGGGACGAGCTCGCACCGTCGCACGCCAGATCGGTTGGTACTGGTCATCATTGA
- the dosR gene encoding hypoxia response regulator transcription factor DosR/DevR, with protein MVKVFLVDDHEVVRRGLIDLLGSDPDLEVVGEAGTVAEALARIPAVRPEVAVLDVRLPDGNGIELCRDLLSELPDLRCLMLTSFTSDEAMLDAILAGASGYVVKDIKGLELANAIKEVGAGRSLLDNRAAAALMANLRGAAERADPLTGLTEQERTLLHLLSEGLTNRQIAARMFLAEKTVKNYVSRLLAKLGMERRTQAAVFASKLEWGESGRGRSALPLDDR; from the coding sequence GTGGTGAAGGTATTTCTGGTCGACGACCATGAGGTCGTCCGGCGTGGACTGATCGACCTGCTCGGCTCCGATCCCGACCTCGAGGTTGTGGGGGAGGCGGGCACGGTCGCCGAGGCGCTCGCCAGAATTCCTGCCGTGCGGCCCGAGGTCGCCGTGCTCGATGTCCGGTTACCCGATGGCAACGGCATCGAGCTGTGCCGCGATCTGCTCTCCGAGCTTCCCGATCTGCGCTGTCTGATGCTCACCTCGTTCACCTCCGACGAAGCCATGCTCGATGCCATCCTGGCCGGCGCCAGTGGATACGTCGTCAAGGACATCAAGGGCCTGGAACTGGCCAACGCCATCAAGGAGGTCGGGGCAGGTCGCTCGTTGCTCGACAATCGGGCCGCCGCGGCGCTGATGGCCAATCTGCGCGGTGCCGCCGAGCGTGCTGACCCGCTGACCGGGCTGACCGAGCAGGAGCGCACCCTGCTGCACCTGTTGTCCGAGGGCCTCACCAACCGCCAGATCGCGGCCAGGATGTTCCTCGCCGAGAAGACGGTGAAGAACTACGTGTCCAGGTTGCTTGCCAAGCTCGGGATGGAACGCCGCACGCAGGCAGCGGTTTTCGCGTCCAAGCTGGAATGGGGAGAGAGCGGGCGCGGCCGTTCAGCACTGCCACTCGACGACCGTTGA